The proteins below come from a single Fusobacterium simiae genomic window:
- a CDS encoding flavodoxin, with the protein MIKKLILSMAILLGFVIFGDNIYAANNKKVLVVYYSATGTTEGVAKIIAKETNADLVKLEPKIPYTEADLNYRDKNSRVIKEHENLDKVHVELKNAKINNFDSYDTVFIGYPIWWSEASWVIDDFIQKNDFTGKRVIAFTTSISTGSGESSKRLEKMAGTGRWLSGKRVSSSYSEKEVINWLKNFNLK; encoded by the coding sequence ATGATAAAAAAATTAATTTTAAGTATGGCAATTTTGTTAGGTTTTGTTATATTTGGAGATAATATCTATGCAGCAAATAATAAAAAAGTTTTAGTAGTATATTACTCAGCAACTGGGACAACTGAAGGAGTAGCTAAAATTATAGCAAAGGAAACTAATGCTGATTTAGTTAAATTAGAACCTAAAATTCCTTATACAGAAGCAGATTTAAATTATAGGGATAAAAATAGTAGAGTTATAAAAGAACATGAAAATCTTGATAAAGTACATGTTGAATTAAAAAATGCAAAAATAAATAATTTTGATTCTTATGACACTGTTTTTATAGGTTATCCTATCTGGTGGAGTGAAGCCTCTTGGGTTATAGATGATTTTATTCAAAAAAATGATTTCACAGGAAAGAGAGTGATAGCATTTACTACTTCAATATCAACAGGTTCAGGAGAAAGTAGTAAAAGATTAGAAAAAATGGCAGGTACTGGTAGATGGCTTTCAGGAAAAAGAGTTTCAAGTAGTTATAGTGAAAAAGAAGTTATAAATTGGCTTAAAAATTTTAATTTAAAATAA
- a CDS encoding LysR family transcriptional regulator, which translates to MYNSQLDTFLKVADSGSFSKAAEILYISPTAIIKQINILEERIGIKLFVRTHRGLKLTEAGKSFYKDAKHIVKFSKNAIEKAQNIENEVQNTIRVGTSPITPENSIIELWPKVKIIQPNLKLQLIPFENKLENAKEILANMGENIDIVVGIYDDEFLKRRGCSAFFLENIALSCIIPIDHRLVNKDIIDIEDLYGENILLLNRGYFSFIDNLRDEIEKNHPQINIIDFDFFNLDVFNQAENDNNILIGINKQFKIHPLLKNVEVNWDFKIPYGILHSPNPSKNVEDFLKAVSQVIKK; encoded by the coding sequence ATGTATAATTCACAACTTGACACTTTTCTAAAAGTTGCTGATAGTGGAAGTTTTTCAAAAGCAGCAGAAATATTATATATTAGTCCAACAGCAATTATAAAACAAATAAATATTCTTGAAGAAAGAATAGGAATAAAACTTTTTGTAAGAACTCATAGAGGGCTTAAACTTACAGAGGCAGGGAAATCTTTTTATAAAGATGCCAAACATATTGTAAAATTTTCAAAGAATGCTATTGAAAAGGCACAAAATATAGAAAACGAAGTTCAAAATACTATAAGAGTTGGAACTTCCCCTATAACTCCTGAAAATTCTATAATAGAACTATGGCCAAAGGTTAAAATTATACAACCAAATTTAAAATTACAATTAATTCCTTTTGAAAATAAATTAGAAAATGCAAAAGAAATTCTAGCTAATATGGGAGAAAATATAGATATTGTTGTTGGAATATATGATGATGAATTTTTAAAAAGAAGAGGTTGTTCAGCATTTTTTTTAGAAAATATAGCTTTATCATGTATTATTCCAATAGATCATAGGTTAGTAAATAAGGATATTATTGATATAGAAGATCTCTATGGAGAAAATATTCTATTATTGAATAGAGGTTATTTTTCATTTATAGATAATTTAAGAGATGAAATTGAAAAAAATCATCCTCAAATTAATATTATAGATTTTGATTTTTTTAATTTAGATGTTTTTAATCAAGCAGAAAATGATAATAATATCTTAATAGGAATAAATAAACAATTTAAAATACATCCTTTATTAAAAAATGTGGAAGTTAATTGGGATTTTAAAATTCCTTATGGTATTTTACATTCACCTAATCCAAGTAAGAATGTGGAGGACTTTTTAAAAGCAGTTAGCCAAGTAATAAAAAAATAA
- a CDS encoding alpha/beta hydrolase, translating into MKKVLLGIALLSVTAFAFQKPVTIKEQGSFMAGGTVVTAPGVYKDSEPRNYDGETLHGDHAYVFYQKPVNAKKNSIVFLHGYGQSGKSWETTPDGRDGFQNIFLEKGYSTYIVDQPRRGRAGQSTVPRNLTATPDDQLWYDNFRIGQWPGIYDNASVPRDEKSREQFFRQMTPDTGDFNQKIITDAMVKVFEKSGNGVLVTHSAGGGPGWDTAINSDKVKGVIALEPGTFPFPKGKLPEVEKTTSPFPAKGYEVSDTEFKKLTKIPIVVYFGDNIPTELTDNWGLDNWRIRVNLAKKWEKLMNEAGGDVKVIMLPEIGIKGNTHFMMADLNNREVADAMEKWMKEKGLAK; encoded by the coding sequence ATGAAAAAAGTATTATTAGGAATAGCTCTATTATCAGTTACAGCCTTTGCTTTTCAAAAACCTGTAACAATTAAAGAACAAGGAAGTTTTATGGCAGGAGGAACAGTTGTAACTGCTCCAGGGGTTTACAAAGATTCTGAGCCAAGAAATTATGATGGTGAAACATTACATGGAGATCATGCTTATGTATTTTATCAAAAACCTGTTAATGCAAAAAAAAATAGTATAGTGTTTTTACATGGATATGGACAATCAGGAAAAAGTTGGGAAACAACTCCTGATGGAAGAGATGGATTTCAAAATATATTTTTAGAAAAAGGTTATAGCACTTATATAGTGGACCAGCCAAGAAGAGGAAGAGCAGGACAATCTACTGTTCCTAGAAATTTAACAGCTACACCTGATGACCAACTATGGTATGATAATTTTCGTATAGGACAATGGCCAGGAATATATGATAATGCTTCTGTTCCAAGAGATGAAAAATCTCGTGAACAATTTTTTAGACAAATGACTCCAGATACAGGAGATTTTAACCAAAAAATTATAACTGATGCAATGGTAAAAGTTTTTGAAAAATCTGGAAATGGAGTTCTTGTAACACACTCAGCTGGTGGTGGACCAGGTTGGGATACTGCTATAAATTCAGATAAAGTTAAAGGAGTTATTGCACTTGAACCAGGTACTTTCCCATTTCCAAAAGGAAAATTACCAGAAGTTGAAAAAACAACAAGCCCATTTCCTGCTAAAGGTTATGAAGTGTCTGATACAGAATTTAAAAAATTAACTAAAATTCCAATAGTAGTATATTTTGGTGATAATATTCCAACTGAATTAACAGATAACTGGGGCTTAGATAACTGGAGAATAAGAGTAAACCTAGCTAAAAAATGGGAAAAATTAATGAATGAAGCAGGTGGAGATGTAAAAGTAATAATGCTTCCAGAAATTGGGATTAAAGGAAACACACACTTTATGATGGCCGATTTGAACAATAGAGAAGTAGCAGATGCTATGGAAAAATGGATGAAAGAAAAAGGATTAGCGAAATAA
- a CDS encoding LysR family transcriptional regulator, producing the protein MINLEQLKQLIIFSESGTLSKVAELLYISQPALTRSIQNLEKNMNTKLFYRKRNKISLNSNGEIVVKYAKKILNLLEDMKEEVYENDRMQNNFVIGACTPTPLWDMVSLFSKFYFDKYNVVTKLENNSELISGLKNNNYQMVILSEPFNKEGIYSVEYKKEELFLSVPKNHELAKKKEIYFSDIKDSKMLLFSPIGIWKDIVLKKMPNMNFLIQDDRIIFKELVQTQKLLSFSSNFVINREGVFNKDNVLIPILDKEARLTYYCVYKKNIKRKIENVLKNLKK; encoded by the coding sequence ATGATTAATTTAGAACAATTAAAACAACTCATTATTTTTTCTGAATCTGGGACTTTATCTAAGGTAGCCGAACTTTTATACATTTCTCAACCTGCACTTACTCGTTCTATACAAAATTTAGAAAAAAATATGAATACTAAGCTATTTTATAGAAAAAGAAATAAGATATCTTTAAATTCAAATGGGGAAATTGTAGTTAAGTATGCTAAGAAAATATTGAATTTACTTGAAGATATGAAAGAAGAAGTTTATGAAAATGATAGAATGCAAAATAATTTTGTAATAGGAGCTTGTACTCCAACTCCTTTATGGGATATGGTTTCACTTTTCTCAAAATTTTACTTTGATAAATATAATGTTGTTACTAAGTTGGAAAATAATTCAGAATTAATATCAGGTTTAAAAAATAATAATTATCAAATGGTTATCTTGTCTGAACCTTTTAATAAAGAGGGTATTTATTCAGTGGAATATAAAAAAGAAGAATTATTTTTATCTGTTCCAAAAAATCATGAACTAGCTAAAAAAAAGGAAATCTATTTTTCAGATATTAAAGATAGTAAAATGTTACTTTTCTCTCCTATTGGAATTTGGAAAGATATTGTTTTAAAAAAAATGCCTAATATGAATTTCTTGATTCAAGATGATAGAATAATTTTTAAAGAATTAGTACAAACTCAAAAATTATTAAGTTTTAGCTCAAATTTTGTAATAAATAGAGAGGGTGTATTTAATAAAGATAATGTTTTAATTCCTATACTTGATAAAGAAGCAAGGTTGACATATTATTGTGTATATAAAAAAAATATTAAAAGAAAAATAGAAAATGTTTTGAAAAATTTAAAAAAATAA
- a CDS encoding metal ABC transporter permease: MSAGLTIQLIAILISVACSLLGVFLVLRSMSMLTDAISHTVLLGIVLSFFITHKLDSPLLIVGATITGLLTVYLVELITDTNLVKEDAAIGIVLSILFSIAVVLISKYTANIHLDIDAVLLGEIAFAPFHTQEIFGFKIANGIVNGVSILVLNLLVITIFFKEIKISIFDRALALTLGLLPEVFHYLLMSLVSVTAVVSFDVVGATLMISFMIGPATTAYMISKSLKMMLIYSVLIGAISSILGYHLAVFLDVSISGSIAVVIGIIFFVVLFGKKIKNKTAFLSS, translated from the coding sequence ATGAGTGCGGGACTAACAATACAATTAATTGCTATTTTAATATCAGTGGCTTGTTCATTATTAGGAGTATTTTTAGTTTTAAGGTCTATGAGTATGCTTACAGATGCAATTAGCCATACAGTTTTGCTAGGAATTGTACTTTCATTTTTCATTACCCATAAATTAGATTCACCTTTACTTATTGTAGGAGCAACTATAACAGGACTTTTAACTGTTTATTTGGTTGAACTCATAACTGATACTAATTTAGTAAAAGAAGATGCTGCAATAGGAATAGTTTTATCGATTTTATTTAGTATTGCTGTTGTTCTTATTTCTAAATATACAGCAAATATACATTTGGATATAGATGCGGTTTTATTAGGAGAGATAGCTTTTGCACCTTTTCACACACAAGAAATATTTGGCTTTAAAATTGCTAATGGAATTGTGAATGGAGTTTCAATTTTAGTTCTTAATTTATTAGTGATTACTATATTTTTTAAAGAAATAAAAATATCAATTTTTGATAGAGCCTTAGCATTGACATTAGGATTACTTCCAGAAGTATTTCATTACTTGTTAATGAGTTTAGTATCTGTAACGGCAGTAGTTTCTTTTGATGTTGTAGGGGCAACACTTATGATTTCTTTTATGATAGGACCTGCTACCACAGCTTATATGATTTCTAAAAGTTTAAAGATGATGTTAATTTATAGTGTTTTAATTGGTGCTATATCATCAATATTAGGTTATCATTTAGCAGTGTTTTTAGATGTTTCAATTTCTGGTAGTATTGCAGTTGTGATTGGAATAATATTTTTTGTGGTATTATTTGGAAAGAAAATAAAAAATAAAACTGCTTTTTTAAGTAGTTAG
- a CDS encoding metal ABC transporter permease, whose amino-acid sequence MAEILRLFLNSYTFKVVTLGCTLLGVVSAIIGTFAVLKKESLLGDGISHASLAGICLAFLITGKKELYILLLGALIIGLLCIFLIHYIQLKSKVKFDSAIALMLSTFFGLGLVLLTYLKKIPGAKKAGLNRFIFGQASTLVVKDIYLIITVGLILIFLVLMFWKEIKISIFQADYAKTLGINSSKINFLVSTMIVVNVIIGIQIAGVILMTAMLVIPPVAAKQWSKKLSIVTLLSAVIGGISGAMGSIISTFDAALPTGPLIILVSGIFALISFLFSKKGIIARNYRIYIRNKKLRLEENKGDRK is encoded by the coding sequence ATGGCAGAAATATTAAGACTTTTTTTAAATAGCTATACCTTTAAAGTTGTAACACTTGGTTGTACACTTTTAGGAGTAGTTAGTGCTATTATTGGAACTTTTGCAGTTTTAAAAAAAGAAAGTTTACTAGGAGATGGTATATCCCATGCTTCACTCGCAGGAATATGCCTTGCTTTTTTAATTACTGGAAAAAAAGAATTATATATTTTACTTTTAGGAGCTTTAATAATAGGGCTTTTATGTATTTTTCTAATTCACTATATACAATTAAAATCAAAAGTAAAATTTGACAGTGCCATTGCTTTGATGCTATCAACATTTTTTGGACTTGGATTGGTATTATTAACATATCTAAAAAAAATACCTGGTGCAAAAAAAGCAGGATTGAATAGATTTATTTTTGGGCAGGCTTCTACATTAGTAGTAAAAGATATTTATTTAATAATTACTGTTGGATTGATTTTAATATTTTTAGTATTGATGTTTTGGAAAGAAATAAAAATAAGTATATTTCAAGCAGATTATGCAAAAACTCTTGGAATAAATAGTAGTAAAATAAATTTTTTAGTTTCCACTATGATAGTTGTAAATGTTATTATTGGTATACAGATAGCAGGAGTAATTTTAATGACAGCAATGTTGGTTATACCACCTGTGGCTGCTAAACAATGGAGTAAAAAACTATCAATTGTTACTCTTTTATCTGCTGTAATTGGGGGTATTTCAGGAGCTATGGGTAGTATTATTTCTACATTTGATGCAGCTTTACCAACAGGGCCATTAATAATATTAGTATCTGGAATTTTTGCTTTAATTAGTTTTTTATTTTCAAAAAAAGGTATAATTGCTAGAAATTATAGAATTTATATAAGAAATAAAAAATTGAGGTTAGAAGAAAATAAAGGTGATAGAAAATGA
- a CDS encoding metal ABC transporter ATP-binding protein has product MNAIEIKNLTVAYGENIALDNFNLDVEEGSLMALVGPNGAGKSTLIKTILKFLKQITGEIKINGKNLAYVPQRNSVDWDFPTTLFDVVEMGCYGRVGLFKRVNKEEKQKVLKAIEQVDMLDFKDRQISELSGGQQQRTFIARALVQEADIYLMDEPFQGVDSTTEKSIVSILKKLKSEGKTLIIVHHDLQTVPNYFESVTFINKTVIASGKIEKVFTQENIDITYRK; this is encoded by the coding sequence ATGAATGCTATTGAAATTAAAAATTTAACAGTTGCTTATGGAGAAAATATAGCATTGGATAATTTTAATTTAGATGTTGAAGAAGGAAGTTTAATGGCACTGGTAGGACCAAATGGTGCAGGTAAATCAACTCTTATCAAAACAATATTAAAATTTTTAAAACAGATAACTGGTGAAATAAAAATAAATGGAAAAAATTTAGCTTATGTTCCACAAAGAAATAGTGTTGACTGGGATTTTCCAACAACACTATTTGATGTGGTTGAAATGGGTTGCTATGGTAGAGTTGGACTTTTTAAAAGAGTTAATAAAGAAGAAAAACAAAAAGTATTAAAAGCAATAGAACAAGTTGATATGTTAGATTTTAAAGATAGACAGATATCAGAACTTTCAGGTGGACAACAACAGAGAACTTTTATTGCAAGAGCTTTGGTGCAAGAAGCAGATATTTATCTTATGGATGAGCCCTTTCAAGGTGTTGATTCAACAACAGAAAAATCAATAGTAAGTATATTAAAAAAATTAAAATCAGAAGGAAAAACTTTAATTATAGTACACCATGATTTACAGACGGTTCCAAATTATTTTGAATCTGTCACTTTTATTAATAAAACAGTTATTGCTAGTGGAAAAATAGAGAAAGTTTTTACACAAGAAAATATAGATATTACATATAGAAAATAA
- a CDS encoding metal ABC transporter solute-binding protein, Zn/Mn family, whose product MKRIFKLLTVMMISLFIVACGEKKEGSKTSNETQKIRVTTTLNYYQNLIEEIGGDKVEVIGLMKEGEDPHLYVATAGDVEKLQNADLVVYGGLHLEGKMTDIFANLTNKYILNLGDQLDKSLLHKEDENTYDPHVWFNTKFWAIQAKSVADKLGEILPESKDYFEANLQTYLKSLDEATEYIQAKINEIPEESRYLITAHDAFAYFAEQFGLQVKAIQGVSTDSEIGTKQIDNLANFIVEHNVKAIFVESSVNHKSIEALQEAVKAKGGNVEIGGELYSDSMGDKENNTETYIKTIKANADTISNALK is encoded by the coding sequence ATGAAAAGAATTTTTAAGTTATTAACTGTTATGATGATTTCTTTATTTATTGTTGCTTGTGGAGAAAAAAAAGAAGGGAGTAAAACTTCTAATGAAACACAAAAAATAAGAGTAACAACGACTTTGAATTATTATCAAAATTTAATAGAAGAAATTGGTGGAGATAAAGTAGAAGTTATAGGGCTTATGAAAGAGGGAGAAGATCCTCATCTATATGTCGCAACAGCAGGAGATGTAGAGAAATTACAAAATGCTGATTTAGTTGTTTATGGAGGATTACATCTTGAAGGAAAAATGACAGATATATTTGCAAATTTAACTAATAAATATATTTTAAACTTAGGAGACCAATTAGATAAATCACTTTTACATAAAGAAGATGAAAACACTTATGACCCACATGTTTGGTTTAATACAAAATTCTGGGCTATACAAGCTAAATCTGTTGCTGATAAATTGGGTGAAATATTACCTGAAAGTAAAGATTATTTTGAAGCTAATTTACAAACTTATTTAAAATCTTTAGATGAAGCAACTGAATATATACAAGCTAAAATAAATGAAATCCCAGAAGAGTCAAGATATTTAATTACAGCTCATGATGCTTTTGCATATTTTGCTGAACAATTTGGGCTACAAGTAAAAGCTATACAAGGTGTTTCAACTGATTCTGAAATTGGAACTAAACAAATTGATAATTTAGCAAATTTCATAGTTGAACATAATGTAAAAGCTATTTTTGTTGAATCTTCTGTAAATCATAAAAGTATAGAGGCTTTACAAGAAGCTGTAAAAGCAAAAGGTGGAAATGTTGAAATAGGTGGAGAATTATATTCAGATTCTATGGGAGATAAAGAAAACAACACTGAAACATATATTAAAACAATAAAAGCAAATGCAGATACTATATCAAATGCTTTAAAATAG
- a CDS encoding EamA family transporter: MWAIFAILSAIFAALTSILAKIGIEGVNSNLATAVRTIVVVFMAWFMVFVTGTQNGIMDISKKSWIFLILSGLATGASWLCYYKALQLGEASKVVPIDKLSIVITIALAFIFLGEQVTLKALIGCALIVAGTFVMIL, from the coding sequence ATGTGGGCAATTTTTGCAATTTTATCAGCTATCTTTGCAGCATTGACTTCAATTTTAGCAAAGATTGGAATTGAAGGAGTTAATTCTAATTTAGCAACAGCAGTTAGAACTATTGTTGTTGTATTTATGGCTTGGTTTATGGTTTTTGTAACTGGAACTCAAAATGGAATAATGGATATAAGTAAAAAAAGCTGGATATTTTTAATTTTATCTGGATTAGCAACAGGGGCTTCTTGGCTTTGTTATTACAAAGCACTACAACTTGGAGAAGCATCAAAAGTTGTTCCTATTGATAAGTTAAGTATAGTTATAACAATAGCTCTTGCTTTTATATTTCTAGGAGAACAAGTAACACTAAAGGCTTTAATAGGTTGTGCTTTAATTGTTGCAGGAACTTTTGTTATGATTCTATAG
- a CDS encoding MATE family efflux transporter: MKKVYGMTKGKIWPIILSFSLPLLGASLIQQLYNTADMIFVGNFIGKEATGAVGASSFLFTCIIGLFTGVSIGVGITVSQKIGSKDFNTASKISHTAITFGIIGGIILTFIGYFSANFLLTLMNTPIEIMTESVLYLKIYFLSILPMILYNIGAGIVRSTGNSKTPFFILIIGGITNVIANYIFIVTFKMGVAGVAIATALSQTLTAIIILNYLFKNNTIIKFRISELKIDFYLLKQILYFGLPAGIQSMLITFSNIIVQYYINGYGGDAVAAYATYYKLENFIWMPIVAIGQANMTFSGQNIGANNYKRVKKGAFISIFLSGGLSVIIAIIILTFSHTFMRIFIKNEEIIYLGSQIAFTTFPFYWLYSILEVLGNSLRGMGYSLVSMYITIICLCGVRISLLYLISKFNLDFKSVAYVYPMTWFFTASIFMIVFLKIINKKIKNSNYNL; encoded by the coding sequence ATGAAAAAAGTTTATGGTATGACAAAAGGAAAAATTTGGCCTATAATTTTATCTTTTTCTTTGCCACTTTTGGGAGCAAGTTTAATTCAACAATTGTATAATACTGCTGATATGATATTTGTAGGAAACTTTATTGGTAAAGAGGCAACAGGAGCAGTTGGTGCAAGTAGTTTCTTATTTACTTGTATTATAGGACTTTTTACAGGAGTTTCAATAGGTGTTGGAATAACAGTTTCTCAAAAAATAGGCTCAAAAGATTTTAATACAGCTTCAAAAATTTCACATACTGCTATAACATTTGGTATCATTGGAGGAATTATTTTAACTTTTATTGGTTACTTCTCAGCAAATTTTCTATTAACTTTAATGAACACACCAATAGAAATAATGACTGAATCAGTTTTATACTTAAAAATTTATTTTTTGAGTATACTTCCAATGATTTTATATAATATTGGAGCAGGAATTGTCCGTTCAACTGGAAATTCTAAAACTCCATTTTTTATACTTATTATAGGAGGAATTACCAATGTAATTGCTAACTATATTTTTATAGTTACATTTAAAATGGGAGTAGCTGGAGTTGCTATTGCCACTGCTCTATCTCAAACATTGACAGCTATTATAATTTTAAATTACTTATTTAAAAATAATACTATAATTAAGTTTAGAATATCTGAATTAAAAATAGATTTTTATTTATTAAAACAAATTTTATATTTTGGTCTGCCAGCTGGAATACAATCTATGCTTATAACATTTTCAAATATAATAGTTCAATACTATATAAATGGCTATGGTGGAGATGCTGTTGCTGCTTATGCAACTTATTATAAACTAGAAAATTTTATTTGGATGCCAATAGTGGCAATAGGGCAAGCAAATATGACTTTTTCAGGACAAAATATAGGAGCAAATAATTATAAAAGGGTGAAAAAAGGAGCTTTTATTTCTATATTCTTATCAGGTGGTTTAAGTGTAATTATTGCAATAATAATATTAACTTTCTCTCATACATTTATGAGAATTTTTATAAAAAATGAAGAGATTATCTATTTAGGAAGTCAAATAGCCTTCACAACTTTCCCTTTCTATTGGCTATATTCTATATTGGAAGTTTTAGGTAATTCTTTAAGAGGAATGGGGTATTCATTAGTTTCAATGTATATTACTATTATTTGTCTTTGTGGGGTTAGAATATCATTGCTTTATTTAATTTCAAAATTTAATCTTGATTTTAAATCTGTTGCTTATGTTTATCCTATGACTTGGTTTTTTACAGCAAGCATATTTATGATTGTTTTCTTAAAAATTATAAACAAAAAAATTAAAAATTCTAATTATAATTTATAA